CCGGGGGGGTCATCATCCAAGAGGGTGCTCCAGGAGATTCTCTTTTTCTGGTCCTCAGGGGAAGGGTGAAGGTGATCAAGGCCATGGATTCTGCCAATCCAATACAGCTCGCTGAGATAGGCCCAGAGGAATGGTTCGGGGAGATGGCTCTGTTTGACCGCCAACCCAGATCGGCCTCTGTGGTGGCCTGCGAGGACACGCAGCTTTTGGAATTGGGCCGCTTCGAGTTCGAGGAGATCATGAGGGAGTTTCCGAGCATAGCCATCCACGCCTGCCAGGTCTTTACCCGACGTCTCAGAGAGCTCCAGGAAAAATTGGGGTGGCTCAAGGAGAAAAGCCCAAAGAACGGAAGTGTTCTTTTTTCTGTTCAAGCCAGCCAAGCCAAAGCTCCAGATTGATGAGGCTCCAAAGCAACCAATCCACAGGTCGTAGGCTCTTGCTCAAGCGGGCCTTGACCTCTTTTTCCAGATGCTTTTGAGAGTAGATGGGGCGCTTTGTTTCCAGCAGCATCTGCCTGTATTTCTCCAGGTTATAATCCCTGGAATCCCTTATCCATGTGCGAAGGGGAAATGGAAAACCAATCTTTTTCCTGTAGGCCAACTCCAATCCAAACCTCTGGGAACAGAGTTCCTTTAGGGGCTCCTTGCCTATGCCTCTGGGGTTCCTTGCTTCCCAGCCCAAAGATCTGGACCATACCAGGAACATCTCGTTAAGAAATGGCAGTTCAAGGCTGAGGCTGCGGGTCTGAGCCACCAACTCTGCTCTGGTAAGCAGCCTTTGCCCGACGGTTCGCACATGGTAGAGAACTGCTTTTTCCATCAGGTCATCTGGCTGCGGGCTTTCCAAACACTGCTTCCAAATCCCGCACCTGGGGCTCAGGTCCAGGGGCTGCTCCACCACCCGTTGAACCAAAAGAGGGTCGTTCAGGGTATGAGTCCTGCAATTGACAACTATGGGGGCTGTTTTCTCAAAATCATTGCCCAGCAGATATAGGGCCTCCCTCTCATGCTGGTAAAGTCCTCCCGAGAGCCAGCCATCTGCCCCTTCACCAGAGAAGATTCTCTTTACTCGAAGCCCTTGGGCAGCCTCACACAGGATCCACCAGATCACCTGGTTGGTGCTGGTGAGCGGCATTGCTGTTTTTTCAATGGCTTGCTGCCATGCCCTGGAAAAGCTCCAAGGGCTAAGCTCTATGGGCTCCCATGGAAGCTCAAGCTCCTGGACAACCTTCGAGGCGAAGGGGCCTTCATCATGGCGGTACCCCGGGCATGTGACAGTCATACAAGGGCAAGGAGTCCAAGAGTCCAATTCCTTAAGACCCCATGCCAGAAGGGCCGAGTCCACCCCTCCCGAAAGAAACAGACCCCTGCTAGCCCCAGACTCCCTCATGAGGCTCGTGCGGATAGCTGCCCACAGAGACTCCTTGGCCCCCCCTTTGGCCATGAGGGCCATCTCTTGGCAATGCTCCAGCCAGCCGGGCCAAAGGCTCAATGAACGTGTTTCACCCGAGAACAGATCTCCAAGCACAAGCTCCCCTGGAAGCAGCTCCCTAACTCCCTGGTACAGGGTATTGCCTGCAGCTACACTTTGAAAAACCATGTATTCTGGAACTCTTTTCCAGTCCGGCTCTGGCAAAAAAGGCATCAGATCCAGCAAAGAGGCAATGTCTTGCGCAAAGAAGAGCCCCTGTCTTGAAGCAAACCAAAAAAGGGGCTTTAACCCTTGAGGTGCCCTGGCCATGATCCAGGTGCCCTGGGACATGTCCAGCCAAACCAGCCTGAAGGGGCCCCAATTACCTTCAAGGAATCTCCATCCCTGCCTGGGAAGCTCATTCATGAGAGTCTGCACATCATCTGAGCATGGCCCCGAACTTTGGGCGGATTCCCTTTCTTGTGGTGCTCCCAGAGAGCCTTCCCAAGCCAGCAGCTGGGAGCCTCTTCTCCACACTGGTCCCAAAGAGATCCCATCTTGGGCAAACCAAGCCACCCATTGCAGGCTCTGGGGCTGGCTGCTCCCTTCTGGAGCCACCGCTTCAGGCCCCCTGGCTGGGGCCCTTTGATTATTTGCTTGCCCACCAAATGGTTGGTCTGCCCTGAGAATCCTGCCTCTCAAGCCCCAACCTCCATCAATGCCCTTTCCAATGCAACAAGGCCGGCCTCCAAGTCTTCCTCGGAAATGTTCAGGGGGGGCAGAAGTCTCAACACGTTTCTGTAGAGCCCACCTGAGAGAATAAGCACCCCCTTTTCTCTGCACCTTCTGACCACTTCTCTGGCCAGTTTGGGGGCAGGCACAGGCTGGTTTGTCTTCTCCACCAGCTCAAGACCCCACATGGCCCCAAGGGCTCTGATCTCCCCCAAAAAAGGCATTTTATCCATCCAGGCCTGAGCCCTTGCTTTGAACAGAGACTCCAGTCTAAGTGCCCTTTCTGGTATGGCCTCATCCGTGAGAATCTGCAAGAGGCAGTGGGCTGCTGCACAGGCCATGGGATTGCCCCCGAAAGTACTGCCGAAGCCGCTGGCCTGAACACTATCCATGAGTTCGGCTCTGCCCACCACCGCTGCCAGAGGAAGACCGCCTCCCAGAGCCTTGCCTACAATCAAAAGGTCTGGGTTAACACCTTGGTGTTGCACGCAAAAGAGTCTTCCAGTGCGGCCCAGTCCGGTTTGAATCTCATCAACCACAAGCAAGATCCCGTGCCTGGAGCAAATGGCAGCCAGCTGTGGCAGGAAGTCCTCTGGGGGCACAACCACCCCTCCTTCACCTTGCACAGGTTCCACAACCACAGCAGCCACATCCTCAGGAGGCCGCTCGAGCAGGAAGAAACGCTCCAGTGCGTTCAAACACTCCATGGAACAAGCCTTAGGGTCGTGTCCCAAGGAACATCTGTAGCAGTATGGGTATGGAATGTGATAAACCTCTGGAGCCATGGAGCCGTAACCTGTCCTGTAAGGCTTGGAACGGCTGGTCAGGGTGGCGGCCAAAAGGGTCCTTCCATGATAACCCCCGTCAAAAGCCACTATGGCGGTCTTGCCTGTGGCCGAGCGGGCCACCTTCACCGCCCACTCCACGGCTTCGGCTCCAGAGTTGCAAAGAAACACCTTAGTGCTGCCTTGCAAAGGCGCCAGTGCGCAGAGTTTCTTGGCCAGTTCCAGATAAGGTTCATGCATCATGATGTGGGCACACTGGTGAAGGAGCTTTTCTGCTTGGGCCTTTATTGACTGCAGGATCCGCTTCTCCCCATGTCCCAAGACCATGACACCCAGCCCGCTGGTAAGATCCAGAAACTCTCTCCCGTCAGAGGAAAACAGGTGGGTTCCGCTGGCACGAACAGCCAAACCAGGATGAAACGTATAAAGGCCTCTTGGGACTAATTCCACAGGCTTGGTGAGCTCTTCTTTTCCCCCCATATGGCCTCCTGTGTTGGAAATCATCCCCCTTTTCCTCCCATTCCAGCCAGGCTTTTCATAGGGGAGGATGATTCTGAAAAATGGCCCTGGAGCCTACAGTTTGAAAAGGCAATGACCCCCAAAGAGTCTCTGATCCTCTTTGCCTCTTCCAGAAATTCCTGGCAGTTCAAAAAAAAGGACTCCCCTTGGACCCCCTGGGGCCTTGGCAAGCCTCAGACCTCCACCATCAAGAAGCTCTCAGCTGATCCTGCGTGGGCATTGATGGGAATCCAGCTTCGGCCATCTAGGCCCACACGCACAAAGGCTGATTTGCCGAAGGGGCTCAAGACAAAAGGAAAAGCCCCCAAGCGTATCATATTCCCATCCCAGGCAACAAACTCCTTCCTGCAGAATCCAACTCTTCTTTGGGCCACCCACTTCCCTGGCTCCTCTTTGAGAATGCGAGGCACCTGCCTTCTTATGTCATCAGGGTCCAAGATCACATGTTTACCCCCATAAGAAGCCCTTTTCTTTAGCACAAAAGAATGACCCCTGAGGATGCTGCGGAAAAGATCAGGCTCTTGAGCCCTGATACGGTGTCCTAATATGAAGGTCTCGGGCAAGTATTCTCTGAGCTCTGGATTTTCCCTCCCAATGAGCTCTAGGATCCCCTTGTCCTGCAAGAAGGTAGAGCCCAAGGGATTCACCAGACACACCCTAGCCGCGCAGACAGACTCCCAAAGGAGCTTGGCTCCCAGGACCTCTGGCAAATCAAAACGGGAAGGCTCCTCCAGCCTGAGTCTCAGGCTTTGGGTGGAGAACTTGCGGAACACCAGGTGCACTGGCTCTCCCTTGAGAAGAAGTGCTTCGCCCTGTGTTTCCAGATCCTCCAGAGTGCCCACCCCAACCCGGTATCCTCTGTTGCGATAATGCTCGGCAATGCCTCTACACTCAGGCAGCATGAAATGCGCCTGGGCTCGGGAGGTCAACAAGGCTATGGTGGGTTTGCAGGGCATCCAGGGTCTTTTTCTCTTGAACTGCCTGTAGCACCTCAGGATGCTCTCCAAAGACTCATCTCTGGGATCCAGAAAAACACCTCTGCCTGTTTGGGG
This genomic stretch from bacterium harbors:
- a CDS encoding cyclic nucleotide-binding domain-containing protein; this encodes MLSSMERVIQLKKIPLFSGLQAKELAAIGAIVKERAFAAGGVIIQEGAPGDSLFLVLRGRVKVIKAMDSANPIQLAEIGPEEWFGEMALFDRQPRSASVVACEDTQLLELGRFEFEEIMREFPSIAIHACQVFTRRLRELQEKLGWLKEKSPKNGSVLFSVQASQAKAPD
- a CDS encoding asparagine synthase-related protein → MNELPRQGWRFLEGNWGPFRLVWLDMSQGTWIMARAPQGLKPLFWFASRQGLFFAQDIASLLDLMPFLPEPDWKRVPEYMVFQSVAAGNTLYQGVRELLPGELVLGDLFSGETRSLSLWPGWLEHCQEMALMAKGGAKESLWAAIRTSLMRESGASRGLFLSGGVDSALLAWGLKELDSWTPCPCMTVTCPGYRHDEGPFASKVVQELELPWEPIELSPWSFSRAWQQAIEKTAMPLTSTNQVIWWILCEAAQGLRVKRIFSGEGADGWLSGGLYQHEREALYLLGNDFEKTAPIVVNCRTHTLNDPLLVQRVVEQPLDLSPRCGIWKQCLESPQPDDLMEKAVLYHVRTVGQRLLTRAELVAQTRSLSLELPFLNEMFLVWSRSLGWEARNPRGIGKEPLKELCSQRFGLELAYRKKIGFPFPLRTWIRDSRDYNLEKYRQMLLETKRPIYSQKHLEKEVKARLSKSLRPVDWLLWSLINLELWLGWLEQKKEHFRSLGFSP
- a CDS encoding aspartate aminotransferase family protein, with product MISNTGGHMGGKEELTKPVELVPRGLYTFHPGLAVRASGTHLFSSDGREFLDLTSGLGVMVLGHGEKRILQSIKAQAEKLLHQCAHIMMHEPYLELAKKLCALAPLQGSTKVFLCNSGAEAVEWAVKVARSATGKTAIVAFDGGYHGRTLLAATLTSRSKPYRTGYGSMAPEVYHIPYPYCYRCSLGHDPKACSMECLNALERFFLLERPPEDVAAVVVEPVQGEGGVVVPPEDFLPQLAAICSRHGILLVVDEIQTGLGRTGRLFCVQHQGVNPDLLIVGKALGGGLPLAAVVGRAELMDSVQASGFGSTFGGNPMACAAAHCLLQILTDEAIPERALRLESLFKARAQAWMDKMPFLGEIRALGAMWGLELVEKTNQPVPAPKLAREVVRRCREKGVLILSGGLYRNVLRLLPPLNISEEDLEAGLVALERALMEVGA